Proteins encoded by one window of Torulaspora delbrueckii CBS 1146 chromosome 2, complete genome:
- the BUD22 gene encoding Bud22p (similar to Saccharomyces cerevisiae BUD22 (YMR014W); ancestral locus Anc_2.561) — MPKDNLLFKLDNLEYQFHYLNGDLDSFRPRLGSTTKLYSAKGKKTSKRVAKLLSELEPARITEQLNALRLEIFNNKVYHLEKNLRSILLKQINQYKPKKSAKTDFTQVIENLEAKYGLEKFVELVCKSKIIKLAIAKILPSKNAVPPKWFENHEFWAVHNDKAHEFNPSRIWTEVLLQNKKSDQLVSTLMNNEKSKQLLSSFDSGMNVFLGIKKEAKSKTFNEESQDDERIESKQDSKSKVPSKESPDATDEGEVPELDDDVLKQYDNLLADSEEENEESEAPTLDPNVNYNEVTDEEPDQESGEDEELESDEDSELYSKTHKTKLPELMAGYYSGGDSSDESDVGDDKVAREQLSLKEKKKNRRGQRARRKIWEKKYGREAKHVQREVEKEHEDRKRRQTEYEERVAKRAAKSAAREVEEATRIDQRFIKPVEKKAPQAEHPSWVAKKEAEEKQKNAKFQGKKITFD, encoded by the coding sequence ATGCCAAAAGATAATCTGCTGTTTAAGCTTGATAATTTGGAGTATCAATTTCACTATCTCAATGGCGATTTAGATAGTTTCCGCCCACGTCTGGGTAGTACAACCAAACTATACAGCGCAAAGGGAAAGAAGACCTCTAAAAGAGTGGCAAAATTACTCAGCGAGTTGGAGCCTGCAAGGATTACTGAGCAGCTGAACGCTTTGCGTTTGGAGATTTTCAATAATAAGGTGTATCATTTGGAAAAAAATCTACGATCCATATTGTTGAAGCAGATTAACCAATATAAGCCAAAGAAAAGTGCCAAAACTGATTTCACACAAGTAATTGAAAATTTAGAAGCTAAGTATGGCTTGGAAAAGTTTGTCGAATTAGTCTGCAAATCAAAGATCATCAAGCTTGCTAttgcaaagattcttccttcaaaaaatGCAGTACCGCCCAAGTGGTTTGAAAATCATGAGTTTTGGGCTGTACATAACGATAAGGCACATGAGTTTAATCCCAGCAGAATATGGACCGAAGTACTATTGCagaacaagaaatctgACCAATTGGTTAGTactttgatgaacaatgaaaaatctaaaCAGTTGCTCTCGTCCTTTGACAGTGGTATGAATGTCTTTTTGGGGATTAAGAAAGAGGCAAAGAGCAAAACCTTTAACGAAGAATCACAAGATGATGAACGTATTGAATCTAAGCAGGATTCGAAATCCAAGGTGCCCTCAAAGGAAAGTCCAGACGCGACTGACGAAGGGGAAGTTCCGGAACTTGATGACGATGTGCTCAAACAGTATGACAATCTGCTAGCCGattcagaagaagaaaatgaagaaagtgaagcGCCAACATTGGATCCAAACGTCAATTATAATGAAGTAACCGATGAAGAGCCTGATCAGGAAAGCGGCGAAGATGAGGAACTCGagagtgatgaagatagTGAACTATATTCTAAGACGCACAAGACTAAACTTCCCGAACTGATGGCAGGATATTACAGCGGTGGGGACTCGAGTGATGAAAGCGATGTGGGTGACGATAAAGTTGCCAGAGAACAGCTCTCActcaaggagaagaagaagaatagaCGTGGTCAACGAGCAAGAAGGAAAATTTGGGAAAAGAAATACGGCAGAGAAGCAAAGCATGTTCAAAGagaagttgagaaagaacatGAGGACAGAAAGAGGCGACAGACTGAGTacgaagaaagagttgcAAAGCGTGCAGCCAAATCTGCCGCTAGGGAAGTGGAAGAAGCGACCAGAATTGATCAGAGATTCATCAAGCCAgtagagaagaaagcacCTCAGGCTGAGCATCCTTCATGGgttgccaagaaggaagccgaagagaagcaaaagaaTGCCAAATTCCAAGGTAAGAAGATAACATTTGATTAG
- the ERG5 gene encoding C-22 sterol desaturase (similar to Saccharomyces cerevisiae ERG5 (YMR015C); ancestral locus Anc_2.562) translates to MSDISNDPVAQFQNITSSATNGSTAAATFVNFAINYVKSLSYFKIFVSLVCILVVWDQVSYQVKKGLIAGPKWKWYPIIGPFLESLDPKFEEYKAKWDSGDLSCVSIFHKFVVIASSRDLARKVLQAPKYVKPCVVDVAVKILRPCNWVFLDGKAHTDYRRSLNGLFTKPALAQYLPTLEILMDKYIDKFVQLSKDVNYEPQVFFHEMREILCALSLKAFCGDYITEDQVRKIADDYYLVTAAMELVNFPIILPFTKPWYGRKTADAAMKIFEECAQMAKEHISKGGKPICVMDAWVQLMHDAKTKTDEESRLFHREFTNKEISEAIFTFLFASQDASSSLACWLFQIVADRPDVLQKIREEQLAVRNHDMSTELDIDLIDKMKYTNMVIKETLRYRPPVLMVPYYVKQNFPISSNYTAPKGSMLIPTLYPALHDPEVYENPDEFIPERWEEGSPANAAKKNWLVFGCGPHVCLGQTYVMITFAALLGKFALHTDFKHKVTPLSEKIKVFATIFPKDDLLLTFKKRDPLSGQIFE, encoded by the coding sequence ATGTCAGATATTTCTAACGACCCAGTggctcaatttcaaaacatTACTAGTAGTGCTACCAATGGTAGTACTGCTGCGGCAACTTTTGTCAATTTCGCTATCAATTATGTGAAATCTTTGTCTTACTTCAAGATTTTTGTGTCTTTAGTCTGTATCCTGGTAGTGTGGGATCAGGTCTCTTATCAGGTGAAGAAAGGTTTAATCGCGGGGCCAAAATGGAAGTGGTACCCAATTATTGGCCCATTTTTGGAGTCTTTAGATCCAAAGTTCGAGGAATACAAGGCTAAGTGGGATTCTGGTGATCTTTCGTGTGTTTCTATCTTCCATAAATTCGTTGTGATTGCATCCTCCAGAGATTTGGCGAGAAAGGTTCTACAAGCTCCAAAATACGTCAAGCCATGTGTCGTTGATGTCGCTGTCAAGATTTTGAGACCTTGTAACTGGGTTTTCCTAGATGGTAAAGCTCATACCGATTACAGAAGATCATTGAATGGGTTGTTTACCAAACCTGCCTTGGCACAGTACTTACCTACTTTAGAGATCCTTATGGACAAATACATTGACAAATTCGTGCAGTTATCTAAGGATGTGAACTACGAACCACAAGTTTTCTTCCATGAAATGAGAGAAATTTTGTGTGCATTGTCTCTAAAGGCCTTCTGTGGTGACTATATTACGGAGGACCAAGTCAGAAAGATTGCTGATGACTACTACTTAGTTACTGCTGCTATGGAATTGGTCAATTTTCCTATCATTTTGCCTTTCACTAAGCCTTGGTACGGTCGTAAGACTGCTGATGCTGCCAtgaaaatctttgaagaatgtgCACAAATGGCTAAGGAACACATCTCTAAGGGTGGTAAGCCAATCTGTGTGATGGATGCCTGGGTCCAATTGATGCACGATGCTAAGACAAAgactgatgaagaatccAGACTTTTCCACAGAGAATTCACAAACAAGGAAATTTCTGAAGCTATCTTCACATTCCTATTCGCTTCACAGGatgcttcctcttccttAGCTTGTTGGTTGTTTCAAATCGTTGCTGACCGTCCAGATGTTCTACAAAAGATTagagaagaacaattgGCTGTTCGTAACCACGATATGTCTACCGAATTGGAtattgatttgattgatAAGATGAAGTACACAAACATGGTGATAAAGGAAACTCTACGTTATAGACCTCCAGTGCTAATGGTTCCTTATTACGTGAAGCAGAATTTCCCAATTTCTAGTAACTACACTGCTCCAAAGGGCTCTATGTTAATTCCTACCCTATACCCTGCTCTACATGACCCTGAAGTATACGAAAACCCTGATGAATTTATTCCAGAGAGATGGGAAGAGGGCTCTCCAGCCAATgctgccaagaagaactgGTTAGTCTTCGGCTGCGGTCCTCACGTTTGCTTGGGTCAAACTTATGTCATGATCACTTTTGCTGCTCTACTGGGTAAATTTGCCCTACATACCGATTTCAAACACAAGGTCACTCCTCTGAgtgaaaagatcaaggtCTTTGCCACAATTTTCCCTAAGGATGATCTTCTACTAACATTCAAAAAGAGAGATCCATTGAGTGGTCAGATTTTTGAATAA
- the SPC42 gene encoding Spc42p (similar to Saccharomyces cerevisiae SPC42 (YKL042W); ancestral locus Anc_2.563): MNLSPTPRRYASRSKPMGSDNAFMYSDPIDVRNSANNDRIIPEEYRLNSQMINRLIKQNKELILKLDGKQEEIDRLNILVGSLRGKLIKYTEMNKKLETESRVSSGTTTTENEQDYIQVPKRRSEPTNREEVIHDDRINALNEKLDKLTKLVLQNNVPASSSPLQSPTVLPTSSSRRTVLSPSEEDIMCRESQELKQMEDQIDSLKRKLLIKRENELRKISLNQELLELMDKLSTQTPQERERVASRDLSVNSPEYCTECHHKENHKHHHSVRHTQPSAMGKIPTQNPLETPTPMPKKAGISQVEANDTINRVW; this comes from the coding sequence ATGAATCTATCTCCAACTCCAAGACGGTACGCTTCACGATCAAAACCGATGGGTTCTGATAATGCTTTTATGTATTCTGATCCAATAGATGTAAGAAATAGCGCCAATAATGATCGCATCATACCAGAAGAGTATAGGCTCAATTCACAGATGATCAACCGATTAATCAAACAGAATAAGgaattgattttgaagctggATGGAAAgcaggaagaaattgatagGCTAAATATCTTGGTGGGGTCTTTGAGAGGAAAACTGATCAAGTACACggagatgaacaagaaactgGAAACAGAGAGTCGCGTTTCAAGCGGCACTACAACGACCGAGAATGAACAGGACTACATACAGGTACCCAAGAGACGATCTGAACCTACCAATAGAGAAGAAGTGATACATGATGATCGAATCAATGCGttaaatgaaaaattggataAATTGACTAAACTCGTCTTACAAAATAACGTCCCcgcttcttcatcacctttACAGTCTCCCACAGTGCTTCCAACGTCATCGAGCAGGAGAACAGTATTAAGCCCTTcggaagaagatattatGTGTCGAGAGAGCCAGGAACTAAAGCAAATGGAAGACCAAATAGATTCACTGAAACGGAAACTGCTTATCAAGAGAGAAAACGAGCTCAGAAAAATCTCTTTAAACCAAGAATTACTAGAGCTAATGGATAAACTCAGCACACAAACCCCCCAGGAACGGGAGAGAGTCGCAAGCCGTGATTTATCTGTCAACTCACCCGAGTACTGCACCGAATGCCACCACAAGGAAAATCACAAGCATCACCACAGCGTAAGGCACACACAACCCAGCGCGATGGGCAAGATTCCAACTCAGAACCCACTCGAGACTCCAACACCTATGCCCAAGAAGGCAGGCATATCACAAGTCGAAGCCAACGATACAATAAATCGCGTCTGGTGA
- the TDEL0B06530 gene encoding KilA-N domain-containing protein (similar to Saccharomyces cerevisiae PHD1 (YKL043W) and SOK2 (YMR016C); ancestral locus Anc_2.564) yields MEVAPSNGSSSNSSDFSVAPEGSDGRNSSSRVLSPQLLANPVAAPAPLPMAYKQWQYPAYPTHQDAAAREPAPPVYYYCPPLQPHSNSLPNGYQQPYYYVNTPPTQQQQQQQQQQQQAHLPGPKLYQYPGFQEQQPAQHQQQPPSQHPQSSQSKSPTLNAQQYPPRQFSASPVAYQVTTPAITPLGYMAPQQSTGYDSSLLSPPSTSSSLARRPTATSKPARRPIKQKDSIDLPHELQVQSFDVTTAHGQSTRPRVTTTMWEDEKTLCYQVEANGVSVVRRADNDMINGTKLLNVAKITRGRRDGILKAERIRHVVKIGSMHLKGVWIPFERAHAMAQREKIVDYLYPLFVKEIQSVLKQTSLDFVEPPPPPQPQPQPPSQPQPQSQQQITQEEDLVKPQLSYELAPAWYNNMPSRSHTSPQPYRTPLSYGQYQNIASSSNTPPPNFPLPLQPAYHQAIPSTSYHSEFPTLHRPQHISSAASNSTAGSAASSSIGSGSSNSAADSILNPPLNGQETLTNGPNPKSNTPGKLLTGIQPPQPIGGTPGTRGSVENSQDESCKKKDV; encoded by the coding sequence ATGGAAGTTGCTCCATCGaatggcagcagcagtaATAGCAGTGATTTCAGTGTAGCTCCTGAAGGTTCCGATGGAAGGAACTCGAGCTCGAGGGTTTTGAGTCCGCAGTTACTGGCGAACCCTGTGGCAGCACCTGCTCCACTTCCAATGGCTTATAAACAGTGGCAGTATCCTGCGTACCCGACCCATCAAGATGCAGCAGCAAGGGAACCGGCACCTCCAGTTTACTACTACTGCCCTCCCTTACAACCGCATAGCAATTCTTTACCCAACGGGTATCAGCAACCGTATTATTACGTGAATACTCCTCCCActcagcaacaacaacagcaacaacaacaacaacaacaagcGCATCTTCCAGGCCCTAAGTTGTATCAGTATCCCGGATTCCAAGAGCAACAGCCTGCACAACATCAGCAGCAACCCCCATCTCAGCATCCACAATCGTCACAGAGTAAGAGCCCGACGTTGAATGCTCAACAGTATCCTCCTCGTCAGTTTAGTGCTTCACCTGTGGCGTACCAGGTTACTACTCCCGCCATTACACCTTTGGGTTATATGGCTCCGCAACAGTCTACCGGTTACGATAGTTCGCTGCTTTCGCCGccttcaacaagttcttctctGGCGAGAAGGCCGACGGCAACTTCGAAGCCTGCTCGTAGACCTATAAAACAGAaggattcaattgatttacCCCACGAGTTGCAAGTGCAGTCTTTTGATGTTACTACGGCTCATGGTCAATCGACTAGGCCTAGGGTTACTACTACGATGTgggaagatgaaaagaccCTATGCTATCAAGTAGAGGCTAACGGTGTCTCCGTAGTGCGCAGAGCAGATAACGATATGATCAATGGTACCAAGTTATTAAATGTTGCCAAGATCACACGTGGAAGAAGGGATGGAATCCTGAAAGCTGAAAGGATCAGACATGTGGTGAAGATCGGTTCAATGCATTTAAAAGGTGTTTGGATTCCTTTCGAAAGAGCTCATGCTATGGCACAACGTGAAAAGATTGTAGACTACTTATATCCTTTATTCGTCAAGGAGATTCAAAGTGTGTTGAAACAAACTTCACTGGATTTTGTGGAaccaccaccacctccCCAACCACAACCACAACCACCATCACAACCACAACCACAAtcacaacaacaaataaCTCAGGAGGAGGATTTGGTTAAACCACAACTGTCGTACGAGTTGGCCCCCGCTTGGTATAACAATATGCCCTCAAGGTCGCATACCTCACCACAACCGTACAGAACTCCGCTATCGTATGGACAGTATCAAAATATCGCATCGTCTTCAAATACACCTCCACCAAATTTCCCCCTACCTTTACAACCGGCATATCATCAAGCTATACCATCTACGAGCTACCATTCAGAATTTCCAACGTTGCACAGGCCTCAGCATATAAGTTCCGCTGCTTCAAATTCTACAGCTGGATCTGCTGCTAGCAGTTCCATAGGGAGTGGTTCATCGAATTCGGCTGCAGATTCAATACTGAACCCACCGCTAAATGGACAAGAGACATTGACCAATGGTCCAAATCCAAAGAGCAACACTCCAGGCAAGTTACTCACAGGCATTCAACCTCCGCAACCAATCGGCGGCACTCCTGGCACTCGTGGCAGCGTTGAAAACTCTCAAGATGAATCTTGCAAAAAAAAAGATGTTTGA
- the PRI2 gene encoding DNA primase subunit PRI2 (similar to Saccharomyces cerevisiae PRI2 (YKL045W); ancestral locus Anc_2.566), which translates to MFRQTKKRVTSRRNFSEADGVSGSVILGSTSEGEKKLYDTIYSSKLSFYELPPQGEITLDQFEIWAIDRLKILLEIESCVSRNKTMKEIEVIIKPHLAKLMPFNTDKFEDRKKDYYSHFILRLCFCRSNELREKFVRAETLLFKIRFNMLTSNDQTKFVQSLNLPSLQFISDEEKRDLSQQLYQTISSQLQFQLNLSDENQRQSYFKQEKFIKLPFENVIELVGTRQVFLKGGYAYLPQFQQLNLISGEFSTRLAHELGTTYRNLPHLNEDDRLMPILHHLSSGYTISDFEQGEFDKQDGDINAKTVYSTEISQNYPLCAKNLLKGLKSSHHLRYNGRQQLSFFLKGIGLSADEAMKFWTDAFTSNGGHLSVDKFNKEYRYSFRHNYGLEGTRINYKPWDCRTILSKPRPARGEFHGCPYRDWNAETLSLELNAMKLTKTQVTSVLDSCHRTEYTVACTQVFEYTHGSSRKVDDQTHITHPNLYFERSRQLQKEAKQHSV; encoded by the coding sequence ATGTTTAGACAAACCAAGAAGCGTGTTACGTCTAGAAGAAACTTTAGTGAGGCCGATGGGGTATCAGGCAGCGTGATTCTAGGTTCCACCAGCGAGGGCGAGAAGAAGTTGTACGATACCATATACTCATCCAAGTTGTCTTTCTATGAGCTCCCACCGCAGGGTGAGATTACACTGGATCAATTTGAGATATGGGCAATCGATcgtttgaagattttgctGGAGATTGAGTCGTGTGTGTCGAGAAACAAGACGATGAAAGAGATCGAGGTAATCATTAAGCCGCACTTGGCCAAACTAATGCCATTCAATACGgacaaatttgaagatagaAAGAAGGACTATTATTCACATTTCATTCTGAGACTATGTTTTTGTCGCTCCAACGAATTGAGAGAGAAGTTCGTTAGAGCAGAAACCTTACTATTCAAGATTCGTTTCAATATGCTTACCAGTAACGATCAAACGAAATTTGTACAGTCATTAAATCTACCGTCATTGCAATTCATCAGTGACGAAGAGAAGAGGGATTTGTCACAGCAGCTTTACCAAACAATCTCTTCACAACTACAAttccaattgaacttgagcGATGAGAATCAACGCCAAAGTTATttcaaacaagaaaagtTTATTAAACTACCATTTGAAAACGTTATTGAACTCGTTGGTACAAGGCAAGTGTTCCTGAAAGGTGGATATGCATACCTTCCGCAGTTCCAGCAGCTAAACCTAATCTCAGGCGAGTTTTCAACCCGATTAGCTCATGAACTAGGCACCACGTATCGCAACCTGCCCCATTTGAACGAGGACGATCGTTTGATGCCAATCCTACACCATTTATCTTCCGGTTACACAATTTCCGATTTCGAACAAGGAGAATTTGATAAGCAGGACGGTGATATAAACGCGAAGACTGTGTACTCCACAGAGATAAGTCAGAATTACCCATTGTGCGCCAAGAACTTGCTCAAAGGGCTCAAGAGCAGCCATCATTTGCGTTACAACGGTCGTCAACAGCTgagtttcttcttgaaaggtATCGGACTCAGCGCAGATGAAGCCATGAAGTTCTGGACCGATGCCTTCACCTCCAATGGCGGTCATTTATCCGTAGATAAGTTTAACAAAGAGTACCGTTACAGTTTCCGCCACAACTATGGCCTTGAGGGCACCCGGATCAATTACAAGCCTTGGGACTGTCGCACAATCCTCTCGAAACCCCGTCCCGCTCGAGGCGAGTTCCACGGATGCCCTTACAGGGACTGGAACGCAGAGACCCTCTCTCTTGAGCTCAATGCGATGAAACTCACAAAGACGCAGGTCACATCAGTGCTCGATTCATGCCATCGCACCGAGTACACCGTCGCATGCACGCAAGTTTTCGAGTACACGCATGGTTCGTCCCGCAAAGTCGACGACCAGACGCACATAACACATCCGAACCTCTACTTTGAACGGTCGAGACAACTACAGAAAGAGGCCAAACAACATTCTGTCTAA
- the FMS1 gene encoding polyamine oxidase (similar to Saccharomyces cerevisiae FMS1 (YMR020W); ancestral locus Anc_2.567): protein MGAQKKSVVIIGAGIAGLKAASRLYEGGIKNCVVLEARDRIGGRLYTIEGYEGRKYDLGASWHHDTLTNALFKEEAQLPASEKGPRYVFDDDHAIIIDDLRGRIDIDPQMNLEIIDNELSSFMDHEFHQKLGVPDCSFYEMVLNYLFERRQFLTDDQIQYLPQVARSLELWHGVDWKILSAKDTYFGHYGRNAMVLNYDSVVSRVADSFPKDWLRLNTEVELVKKDGQITVITTQGDEYRCDNVIVTIPQSLLLLSLSKDERQQGRISFEPPLRAGIANALNSIHFGCLGKVVFEFEKCCWSTERSRILTLAHSNDDIVKQVRTATSLCQLIDLAKGSQKNDGTFSAWGHPLSFVNLAKTTGVPSLVMLMQEPLTQFIESIRDDKNRVFQFFQSVLDRVMIVLGSDRCIDGIAKDISSKDAPVLRNVIVTNWSREPYSLGAYTACHPGDDPLTIVTEMMDGQDSRIRFAGEHTIMDGAGCAYGAWESGKREAEYILANSPK, encoded by the coding sequence ATGGGAGCCCAGAAGAAGAGTGTTGTCATTATTGGAGCTGGGATAGCTGGGTTGAAGGCAGCCTCGAGGCTCTATGAAGGTGGGATCAAGAACTGTGTTGTGCTTGAAGCTAGAGATCGAATCGGAGGGAGGCTATACACTATAGAAGGATATGAAGGACGTAAATATGACCTAGGAGCCAGTTGGCATCACGATACGTTGACCAATGCATTatttaaagaagaagctcagTTACCAGCATCAGAGAAGGGTCCACGTTACGTGTTCGACGACGATCATGCTatcatcattgatgatCTGAGGGGTCGTATTGATATTGATCCTCAAATGAATTTGGAGATTATAGATAACGAGCTGAGCAGCTTCATGGATCACGAGTTTCACCAAAAGCTTGGTGTTCCAGATTGTTCATTCTACGAAATGGTGCTGAATTATTTATTCGAGAGGCGTCAGTTCTTGACGGATGACCAGATACAGTATTTGCCCCAGGTAGCAAGATCTCTTGAATTATGGCATGGAGTGGActggaaaattttaagTGCAAAGGATACCTATTTTGGTCACTATGGCAGAAACGCAATGGTTCTCAACTATGACTCGGTTGTTTCCCGTGTCGCTGACAGTTTTCCTAAAGATTGGTTGAGGCTCAATACTGAGGTGGAATTagtcaagaaagatggcCAAATTACCGTTATAACCACACAGGGTGATGAGTACCGCTGTGATAATGTCATAGTGACTATTCCTCAAAGTTTGCTGCTCCTATCATTGAGTAAAGATGAGAGGCAACAAGGGAGGATTTCATTCGAGCCTCCATTGAGGGCTGGTATCGCAAATGCCTTGAATAGTATCCATTTTGGTTGTTTGGGCAAAGTCgtttttgaatttgaaaagtgtTGTTGGTCGACAGAACGATCCAGAATTCTTACTTTGGCACATTCCAATGACGATATTGTCAAACAGGTGAGGACAGCCACAAGTTTGTGTCAGTTGATTGACCTTGCTAAGGGTTCGCAGAAAAATGACGGCACTTTCAGTGCCTGGGGCCATCCATTGTCCTTTGTCAATTTAGCAAAGACGACTGGAGTTCCAAGTTTGGTAATGTTAATGCAAGAACCGCTGACGCAATTCATTGAATCTATTCGTGATGATAAAAACCGCgtcttccaatttttccagAGCGTGCTCGATAGGGTTATGATCGTACTAGGTAGTGATCGTTGTATCGATGGAATTGCGAAGGATATAAGCTCAAAGGATGCCCCAGTATTAAGAAATGTGATCGTAACGAACTGGAGTCGAGAACCATATTCTCTGGGAGCTTATACTGCGTGCCATCCTGGCGATGACCCTCTAACCATAGTCACAGAGATGATGGACGGTCAGGATTCCAGAATACGTTTCGCTGGCGAGCACACCATCATGGATGGAGCTGGTTGCGCCTATGGAGCCTGGGAAAGTGGTAAAAGGGAGGCTGAATACATCTTGGCCAACTCTCCAAAATAA
- the MAC1 gene encoding Mac1p (similar to Saccharomyces cerevisiae MAC1 (YMR021C); ancestral locus Anc_2.568): MIDEFNLLVLIRLLRSLFQARIGDRGMIIYDGEKYACVSCIRGHRSSTCRHTSRMLVKVRSRGRHASLDIRKVIIVDTESQVTPDENSPACDGCGDSGGDASKECEKMNKQPILFLRTIRMQKAVLIDGKLKIIVEEDGSSGGTTEDGKPVYRYISEKEFLRQNSVALKNPSATTECSCSHVTEKNTIESTPEPKLELSENDIWKNARRISSAPMMDQAQIDDYQGGKPMFELLTHRGIYLSTQCSCKDGNCQCSNCLLHRNEEELNTYIQRSGVPLTNVGEATLASNTTMPRTNNCKCSAEDCQCEECLEHPTEIIAFNRILFHGILNMPLKRKTIINFKGRLIPSQYWWDFLKLQVPLMAEAQLDYIDVTNWFEKIISVYDSQLLDASNFHLDVVNSMFNV, from the coding sequence ATGATCGATGAGTTCAACCTCTTAGTGTTAATTCGCCTCCTGAGGTCATTGTTTCAGGCTAGAATTGGTGATAGAGGGATGATAATCTATGATGGCGAAAAATACGCTTGCGTTTCGTGCATAAGGGGTCACAGGTCGTCGACTTGTCGTCATACAAGTAGGATGCTGGTCAAAGTGCGTAGCAGGGGTAGACACGCATCTCTGGACATTAGGAAGGTGATTATAGTGGATACGGAGTCTCAGGTTACTCCCGACGAGAACTCACCAGCTTGCGATGGCTGTGGCGATAGCGGAGGTGATGCAAGTAAGGAATgtgaaaagatgaacaagcAACCGATCCTGTTTCTGAGGACGATTCGTATGCAGAAGGCTGTGTTGATTGATGGAAAGCTAAAAATTATTGTAGAGGAAGATGGATCATCTGGTGGCACCACAGAAGACGGCAAACCGGTTTACAGATATATTTCAGAGAAGGAATTCTTACGGCAGAACTCTGttgctttgaagaatcctAGTGCAACAACGGAGTGTTCGTGCAGTCACGTTACGGAGAAGAATACAATTGAATCTACACCTGAGCCCAAGCTAGAGTTGAGTGAGAATGATATTTGGAAAAATGCACGCAGGATAAGTTCGGCTCCAATGATGGACCAGGCACAAATCGATGACTATCAAGGTGGAAAGCCAATGTTCGAGTTGTTGACCCATAGGGGAATATACCTCAGTACTCAATGCTCCTGTAAGGATGGTAATTGTCAATGTTCTAATTGCTTACTGCATAGAAACGAGGAAGAATTAAACACATATATACAGCGGAGTGGCGTGCCTCTGACGAATGTTGGAGAGGCTACGTTGGCGAGTAATACAACGATGCCCCGTACCAATAATTGCAAATGTTCTGCAGAAGATTGCCAGTGCGAGGAGTGTCTCGAACATCCCACAGAGATCATTGCATTTAATCGCATTCTGTTTCATGGTATACTCAACATGCCgctaaagaggaaaacaATTATTAACTTCAAAGGTCGACTGATACCTTCACAATACTGGTGggattttttgaagttgCAAGTACCGTTGATGGCGGAGGCCCAGCTAGATTATATCGATGTCACCAATTggtttgaaaaaatcataTCTGTGTATGATTCGCAGCTGCTTGACGCCAGCAATTTCCATCTCGATGTCGTAAATTCAATGTTTAACGTCTGA
- the UBC7 gene encoding E2 ubiquitin-conjugating protein UBC7 (similar to Saccharomyces cerevisiae UBC7 (YMR022W); ancestral locus Anc_2.569) has protein sequence MSKTASRRLLKEYQQLIRDPPPGILAAPKSESNLFLWDCLIQGPPDTPYEGGIFNARLDFPKDYPLSPPKLTFTPSILHPNIYHNGEVCISILHSPGDDPNMYELAEERWSPVQSVEKILLSVMSMLSEPNIESGANVDACILWRDNRPEFERRVKTAILKSLGF, from the coding sequence ATGTCGAAGACCGCTTCAAGAAGGCTGCTCAAGGAATACCAACAGTTGATCAGAGATCCTCCTCCAGGAATCCTAGCTGCCCCAAAATctgaatcaaatttgttCCTGTGGGATTGTTTGATCCAGGGACCTCCAGATACACCATACGAAGGTGGAATATTCAACGCAAGACTAGATTTTCCAAAGGACTACCCTTTATCACCTCCAAAGCTCACGTTTACGCCCAGTATCCTACACCCTAATATCTATCACAACGGTGAAGTGTGCATTTCGATCCTACACTCGCCAGGTGATGATCCCAACATGTACGAACTCGCAGAAGAGCGTTGGTCCCCCGTTCAGAGTGTAGAGAAGATCCTGCTCAGTGTGATGAGTATGCTCAGCGAACCCAACATCGAGAGCGGCGCAAACGTTGACGCCTGCATCCTATGGAGAGACAACAGGCCTGAATTCGAAAGACGTGTAAAGACAGCGATCCTCAAGTCCCTAGGGTTCTAA